In one window of Vanrija pseudolonga chromosome 5, complete sequence DNA:
- the SPCC417.10_10 gene encoding putative transporter, with translation MATTNSLSLSPHPSLGSTRTDEHELRAGADADTAGPKAAHVPPAAISPEDNARVLHKLDLVLIPLTMGAYTLQYIDRSAMSYAAVFTFRKDLHLTPKQYEWLGSVYFFGYLFFEFPGSWLLQRLPISKVMGVLVLVWGILLMCMAAPRSFGGMAAIRTLLGASEALVTPGFVLLFARFYRRDEQPLRVGLWYCCNGLGSFTGALISYGMGHVHVRGLPNWAWIFLLNGMITIVFAGVFLLLCPESPEKWSRLTPHERHVALERVRGNKSSLHDRHWKWGQVAEALLPWRDPQGWAYFVITLCITIPNGGVAVFLHLILQSYGYSAFKTILYGLPQAVMQIIFPLSGAYIARKVPNARCYVMMAYMLPSILGTVLQYRRLSQGALLFGYYIMGAYVAAYGIIFGAPGANIAGYTKKVVVGAMIFVSYAVGNIIGPHLFKSTESPPYRTGMLTCIVCFSAAVPMSFALRCYYVRENARRDRLQAAMGMAYDPAEGDFSDRTDVENLGFRYAL, from the exons ATGGCGACGACCAACTCgctctccctctccccgCACCCCTCACTCGGGTCGACACGgaccgacgagcacgagctgcgcgccggcgctgatGCCGACACCGCGGGGCCCAAGGCTGCACATgtaccccccgccgccatctCGCCAGAGGACAATGCGAGGGTACTCCACAAGCTCGACCtg GTGCTCATCCCGCTCACGATGGGCGCGTACACCCTGCAGTATATTGACCGCTCGGCCATGAG CTACGCCGCCGTCTTCACCTTCCGCAAGGACCTGCACCTCACGCCCAAGCAGTACGAGTGGCTCGGGAGCGTCTACTTCTTCGGATACTTGTTCTTCGAGTTCCCCGGCTCGTGGCTGCTCCAGCGCCTGCCAATATCGAAGGTTAtgggcgtgctcgtgctcgtgtgGGGCATCTTGCTGATGTGCATGGCTGCCCCGCGCTCGTTTGGCGGGATGGCGGCCATCCgcacgctgctcggcgcgtccgAGGCGCTCGTGACCCCCGGGTTCGTCCTGCTCTTCGCCCGCTTCtaccggcgcgacgagcagcccCTGCGTGTCGGGCTATGGTACTGCTGTAACGGCCTCGGGTCCTTCACTGGCGCGCTGATATCCTACGGCATGGGCCATGTGCATGTGCGCGGCCTGCCGAACTGGGCGTGGATTTTCTTGTTGAACGGCATGATCACGATCGTGTTTGCGGGCGTGTTCCTGCTGCTGTGCCCCGAGTCGCCGGAGAAGTGGAGCAGGTTGACGCCGCATGAGCGGcatgtcgcgctcgagcgcgtccgcgGGAACAAGAGCTCGCTGCATGATCGCCATTGGAAGTGGGGCCAGGTGGCGGAGGCGTTGTTGCCTTGGCGGGATCCCCAGGGCTGGGCGTATTTTGTCATCACGCTGTGTATCA ccatCCCaaacggcggcgtcgccgtcttccTACACTTAATC ctcCAATCGTACGGCTACAGCGCGTTCAAGACGATCCTGTACGGCCTCCCACAGGCCGTCATGCAGATCATCTTTCCCCTGTCGGGCGCGTACATTGCCCGCAAGGTACCCAACGCGCGGTGCTACGTCATGATGGCTTAT ATGCTGCCTAGTATCCTCGGCACGGTGCTCCAGTACCGCCGCCTAAGCCAGGGCGCGCTGC TCTTCGGCTACTACATCATGGGCGCGTACGTCGCGGCGTACGGCATCATCTTCGGCGCGCCCGGCGCCAACATCGCAGGCTACACGAAGAAGGTGGTCGTCGGGGCCATGATATTCGTGTCGTACGCCGTGGGCAACATCATCGGGCCGCACCTGTTCAAGTCGACCGAGAGCCCGCCCTACCGCACCGGCATGCTGACGTGTATCGTGTGCTTCTCGGCCGCGGTGCCCATGAGCTTTGCGCTCCGGTGCTACTATGTACGCGAGaatgcgcgccgcgaccgcctccAAGCGGCCATGGGGATGGCATATGATCCCGCCGAAGGCGACTTTAGCGATCGTACCGACGTCGAGAACCTCGGGTTCAGGTATGCTTTGTAG
- the DAO1_3 gene encoding D-amino-acid oxidase, with the protein MGFDALVLGAGVYGLSIATELINRGLKVAIVARDLPEDLTSTGFASPWAGCNWQSFEEAGTPEAEWDAITFKKLSVVARDHPDLCKLIPFVVVSDDPNEPLPWFSSLVPNCRKVDATPDAPLPGGFPTSIHFDSYILHAPNYLQHLAKGLRDRGVPIIRRRLASLDEAYDLPETGSVDLIVNALALGNRSLIGVEDDKMYPAGGQTVLVKAPLVNTCVMSVDKVFDPAPGKSGPAPISEMAYIIPRPGPEGTVILGGTYNRDNHSVLPDLGTAERILKDCYALEPLLAGPNGKSWRDIEIVSHNVGLRPARQGGVRLEVEQREVGGPAVGTYSHLSPRSRAPRRRKVAVVHAYGPGGKGYQSSIGLAEKAADLVIGQLARVPQASKL; encoded by the exons ATGGGCTTCGACGCACTTGTGCTTGGTGCCGGAG TCTATGGCTTGTCAATTGCGACCGAGCTCATCAACCGCGGCTTGAAGGTTGCCAttgtcgcgcgcgaccttCCAGAGGACCTGACAAGCACCGGCTTTGCAAGCCCCTGGGCC GGATGCAACTGGCAGTCGTTTGAGGAAGCCGGCACTCCAGAGGCCGAGTGGGACGCCATCACGTTCAAGAAGCTGTCGGTCGTGGCTCGCGACCACCCAGACCTGTGCAAGCTCATCCcgttcgtcgtcgtgtcaGACGACCCCAATGAGCCGCTGCCATGGTTCAGCTCGCTTGTGCCCAAC TGCAGGAAGGTTGACgcgacgcccgacgcgccgctgcccggAGGCTTCCCGACGAGCATACACTTTGACTCGTACATCCTGCACGCGCCAAACTACCTGCAGCACCTCGCCAAGGGGCTGCGGGACCGCGGTGTGCCAATTAtccgccggcggctggcgTCCCTCGATGAGGCGTACGACTTGCCCGAGACTGGCTCGGTCGACCTCATCGTCAACGCCCTGGCCCTCGGCAACCGCTCCCTgattggcgtcgaggacgacaagatGTACCCTGCTGGCGGACAGACTGTGCTCGTCAAGGCGCCGCTGGTCAACACCTGCGTCATGTCAGTAGACAAGGTGTTTGACCCTGCGCCTGGCAAGTCGGGTCCAG CACCGATCTCTGAAATGGCGTACATTATTCCTCGGCCAGGACCCGAGGGCACCGTCATCCTGGGCGGCACGTACAACCGGGACAACCACAGCGTGCTGCCCGACCTTGGCACCGCCGAGCGTATCCTCAAGGACTGCTATGCCCTCGAGCCTCTGCTAGCAGGCCCGAACGGCAAGTCGTGGCGCGACATTGAAATTGTGTCGCACAACGTCGGgctgcggccggcgcgccagggcggcgtgcggctcgaggtcgagcagcgcgaggtcggcggcccTGCGGTCGGCACCTACTCGCACCtgtcgccgcggtcgcgcgcgccgaggagacgAAAGGTCGCCGTGGTGCACGCGTACGGGCCCGGCGGAAAGGG ATATCAAAGCTCGATCGGgctggccgagaaggccgccgacctggtcaTCGGGCAGCTGGCACGCGTGCCCCAGGCATCCAAGCTGTAG
- the SPCC417.12_1 gene encoding putative esterase/lipase, with translation MVAPLDCTTTARSDMTADQLRLASSARVAATTAHGRVVGGRVRNGCQVFLNVPYGLDVARWEDPRPLPPSYRYPTEHEYTVDGLYCAQPGRSYTAQIPIRDRLGQGAPTENPFFADIYVPSGVDLSHPPRLPVRVFVHGGFLQFGSTSGQHYNQQFFAAEARHEVRVLLGHRLSALGFLASASAGIPGNYGFKDVWLGLEWVQRHIASFGGDPAQVHLSGLSGGAHVVHQLLHRAAALSPAPAPFVTALLQSNGIVSDPLTPSERETQFAAFCAQLGADPASPSILAELRDTARYPTAALVAAVENMGLHSTFRGVVEAGWLRADQMAFQRSGGLGAALSAAGVRCVIAGDVRDEDAFYGIVHDVTTATDLLPNVARYYPLDVAQRLLAAYPPLDADAPRAQCQARLGRVLADGQVHLPVRLLCRDLAPALPTVRYAVEMVPRALGTGGLVTHGSDTAIQHLRLSVLSADEEDAAVAWHDAVSGQVGAVMNGSFTQRPEDEVLLLSKNGRVGWARDWRWDELRAVEAAALADDNDDR, from the exons ATGGTCGCCCCGCTCGACTGCACCACCACGGCACGCAGCGACATGACGGCCGACCAGCTGCGcctggcctcctcggcgcgcgtggcggccacgacggcgcacgggcgcgtcgtcggcgggcgtgtgCGCAACGGGTGCCAGGTGTTTCTGA ACGTCCCctacggcctcgacgtcgcgcgctgGGAGGACCCCCGCCCCCTGCCCCCTAGCTACCGGTATCCAACCGAGCACGAGTACACCGTGGACGGGCTGTACTGTGCTCAGCCGGGCAGGTCCTACACCGCACAGA TCCCCATACGCGACCGGCTAGGGCAgggcgcgccgaccgagaaCCCGTTCTTCGCGGACATCTACGTGCCGTCAGGCGTCGACCTGTcgcacccgccgcgcctccCAGTCCGCGTGTTCGTCCACGGCGGGTTCCTGCAGTTCGGAAGCACGTCGGGGCAGCACTACAACCAGCAGTTCTttgcggccgaggcgcggcaCGAGGTGCGCGTGCTGCTCGGGCACCGGCTGAGCGCGCTGGGCTTCCTcgcgtcggcttcggcgggTATACCTGGCAACTACGGCTTCAAGGACGTgtggctcggcctcgagtgGGTACAGCGCCACATTGCGAGCTTTGGCGGCGACCCGGCGCAGGTACACCTCTCCGggctgagcggcggcgcgcacgtcgtgCACCAGCTgctgcaccgcgccgcggcgctgtcgcccgcgccggcgccgttcgTGACCGCTCTACTCCAGTCCAACGGCATCGTAAGTGACCCGCTTACGCCGTCCGAGCGGGAAACGCAGTTCGCCGCCTTctgcgcgcagctcggcgcggaccccgcctcgccaagcatcctcgccgagctgcgcgacacggcgcgATACCCCActgcggcgctcgtcgccgccgtcgagaacATGGGCCTGCACTCGACCttccgcggcgtcgtcgaggccggaTGGCTGCGCGCAGACCAGATGGCGTTCCAGCGCTCGGGCGGCCTCGGTGCCGCGCtgtccgccgccggcgtgcgctgCGTCATCGCaggcgacgtgcgcgacgaggacgcgttCTACGGCATCGTGCACGACGTGACCACGGCAACGGACCTGCTGCCCAACGTGGCGCGGTACTACCCGCTCGATGTTGCCCAGAGGCTGCTCGCGGCGTACCCGCCTCTCGACGCAGACGCACCCCGCGCGCAGTGCCAagcccgcctcggccgcgtcctcgccgacgggcaGGTCCACCTCCCTGTCCGCCTGCTGTGCCGCGACTTGGCGCCCGCGCTCCCGACGGTACGCTACGCCGTCGAGATGGtcccgcgcgcgctggggaCCGGCGGGCTGGTGACGCACGGGTCAGATACCGCCATCCAGCACCTCCGGCTGTCGGTCctcagcgccgacgaggaggacgcggcggtggcgtggCATGACGCCGTGTCCGGGCAAGTTGGCGCCGTCATGAACGGGTCGTTCACGCAGCGcccagaggacgaggtgtTGCTGCTTTCCAAGAACGGGCGCGTGGGCTGGGCACGCGATTGGCGCtgggacgagctgcgcgccgttgAGGCGGCTGCACTCGCCGACGATAACGACGACAGATag